In Notolabrus celidotus isolate fNotCel1 chromosome 8, fNotCel1.pri, whole genome shotgun sequence, a genomic segment contains:
- the LOC117817983 gene encoding uncharacterized protein LOC117817983 isoform X2, with the protein MDAVFGLLLLLLLGVCHGVETSCDGRQNGAECYGALGGTVLLRLMDDASEIYIYNLKKETTVILHGRRGNILTDLTKSRFSFTPNNGTFRINNLSRDDGGQYSSTAYLDSSGTNPVKQTLQLIIQAPVSSVQLVSQCQSQGEMRVSCSSGGGDSPQYSWTLGGHKLKDHQLLSGNSESQIITLKQDVSGKLVCTARNHISSVLGEKMISTCGFEYFDCTLLNGTYISQWLRPTNETLCIESTTEGKEPDITVSNKPSRGWYINHSLLICVLGAAVFFLIIIGIFLYFAWRKNKLLKGEGSAVPEEVEYENNSVVMVEMRSSAAEP; encoded by the exons GTGTGGAAACCTCCTGTGATGGCAGACAGAATGGAGCTGAATGTTACGGAGCTCTAGGAGGAACTGTGCTCCTCCGGCTGATGGATGATGCatcagaaatatatatatataatttgaaGAAAGAAACAACAGTAATACTACATGGGAGGAGGGGAAATATTCTGACTGATCTGACAAAAAGCAGATTCTCATTTACTCCTAACAATGGAACATTTAGGATCAATAACCTGAGTAGAGATGATGGTGGACAATATAGTAGTACAGCTTATTTAGATTCAAGTGGAACAAATCCAGTGAAGCAGACTCTTCAGTTGATCATTCAAG CTCCTGTGTCCTCTGTCCAGCTGGTCTCTCAGTGTCAGTCTCAGGGAGAGATGAGGGTCTCCTGCTCCTCTGGGGGAGGGGACAGTCCTCAGTACAGCTGGACTCTGGGTGGACATAAACTGAAGgaccatcagctcctctcaggaaATAGTGAGAGTCAGATCATCACCCTGAAACAAGATGTGTCTGGGAAACTTGTCTGCACAGCCAGAAACCACATCAGTAGTGTCCTAGGAGAGAAGATGATATCTACCTGTG GCTTTGAATACTTTGACTGCACCTTACTCAATGGGACCTACATATCACAGTGGTTGCGACCAACCAATGAAACTTTGTGTATTGAGTCAACAACTGAGGGTAAGGAGCCTGACATCACAGTGTCAAATAAACCCTCTCGTGGATGGTACATCA ATCACTCCCTGCTCATATGTGTTCTGGGAGCAGCTGTGTTTTTTCTGATAATTATTGGTATCTTCCTCTACTTTGCttggaggaaaaataaactaCTGAAAGGGGAAGGCTCTGCAGTCCCTGAAGAGGTGGAATATGAAAACAATTCTGTTGTAATGGTTGAAATGAGAAGCTCTGCAGCTGAACCTTAA
- the LOC117817983 gene encoding uncharacterized protein LOC117817983 isoform X5, producing MDAVFGLLLLLLLGVCHGVETSCDGRQNGAECYGALGGTVLLRLMDDASEIYIYNLKKETTVILHGRRGNILTDLTKSRFSFTPNNGTFRINNLSRDDGGQYSSTAYLDSSGTNPVKQTLQLIIQAPVSSVQLVSQCQSQGEMRVSCSSGGGDSPQYSWTLGGHKLKDHQLLSGNSESQIITLKQDVSGKLVCTARNHISSVLGEKMISTCGFEYFDCTLLNGTYISQWLRPTNETLCIESTTEDHSLLICVLGAAVFFLIIIGIFLYFAWRKNKLLKGEGSAVPEEVEYENNSVVMVEMRSSAAEP from the exons GTGTGGAAACCTCCTGTGATGGCAGACAGAATGGAGCTGAATGTTACGGAGCTCTAGGAGGAACTGTGCTCCTCCGGCTGATGGATGATGCatcagaaatatatatatataatttgaaGAAAGAAACAACAGTAATACTACATGGGAGGAGGGGAAATATTCTGACTGATCTGACAAAAAGCAGATTCTCATTTACTCCTAACAATGGAACATTTAGGATCAATAACCTGAGTAGAGATGATGGTGGACAATATAGTAGTACAGCTTATTTAGATTCAAGTGGAACAAATCCAGTGAAGCAGACTCTTCAGTTGATCATTCAAG CTCCTGTGTCCTCTGTCCAGCTGGTCTCTCAGTGTCAGTCTCAGGGAGAGATGAGGGTCTCCTGCTCCTCTGGGGGAGGGGACAGTCCTCAGTACAGCTGGACTCTGGGTGGACATAAACTGAAGgaccatcagctcctctcaggaaATAGTGAGAGTCAGATCATCACCCTGAAACAAGATGTGTCTGGGAAACTTGTCTGCACAGCCAGAAACCACATCAGTAGTGTCCTAGGAGAGAAGATGATATCTACCTGTG GCTTTGAATACTTTGACTGCACCTTACTCAATGGGACCTACATATCACAGTGGTTGCGACCAACCAATGAAACTTTGTGTATTGAGTCAACAACTGAGG ATCACTCCCTGCTCATATGTGTTCTGGGAGCAGCTGTGTTTTTTCTGATAATTATTGGTATCTTCCTCTACTTTGCttggaggaaaaataaactaCTGAAAGGGGAAGGCTCTGCAGTCCCTGAAGAGGTGGAATATGAAAACAATTCTGTTGTAATGGTTGAAATGAGAAGCTCTGCAGCTGAACCTTAA
- the LOC117817983 gene encoding uncharacterized protein LOC117817983 isoform X6, with amino-acid sequence MDAVFGLLLLLLLGVCHGVETSCDGRQNGAECYGALGGTVLLRLMDDASEIYIYNLKKETTVILHGRRGNILTDLTKSRFSFTPNNGTFRINNLSRDDGGQYSSTAYLDSSGTNPVKQTLQLIIQAPVSSVQLVSQCQSQGEMRVSCSSGGGDSPQYSWTLGGHKLKDHQLLSGNSESQIITLKQDVSGKLVCTARNHISSVLGEKMISTCGFEYFDCTLLNGTYISQWLRPTNETLCIESTTEGLCLLFI; translated from the exons GTGTGGAAACCTCCTGTGATGGCAGACAGAATGGAGCTGAATGTTACGGAGCTCTAGGAGGAACTGTGCTCCTCCGGCTGATGGATGATGCatcagaaatatatatatataatttgaaGAAAGAAACAACAGTAATACTACATGGGAGGAGGGGAAATATTCTGACTGATCTGACAAAAAGCAGATTCTCATTTACTCCTAACAATGGAACATTTAGGATCAATAACCTGAGTAGAGATGATGGTGGACAATATAGTAGTACAGCTTATTTAGATTCAAGTGGAACAAATCCAGTGAAGCAGACTCTTCAGTTGATCATTCAAG CTCCTGTGTCCTCTGTCCAGCTGGTCTCTCAGTGTCAGTCTCAGGGAGAGATGAGGGTCTCCTGCTCCTCTGGGGGAGGGGACAGTCCTCAGTACAGCTGGACTCTGGGTGGACATAAACTGAAGgaccatcagctcctctcaggaaATAGTGAGAGTCAGATCATCACCCTGAAACAAGATGTGTCTGGGAAACTTGTCTGCACAGCCAGAAACCACATCAGTAGTGTCCTAGGAGAGAAGATGATATCTACCTGTG GCTTTGAATACTTTGACTGCACCTTACTCAATGGGACCTACATATCACAGTGGTTGCGACCAACCAATGAAACTTTGTGTATTGAGTCAACAACTGAGG